The following coding sequences lie in one Myxococcus xanthus genomic window:
- a CDS encoding PAS domain-containing sensor histidine kinase, protein MELAELMSTVPLGMAIIDRELRFVEVSDAMAAMHGVSREAHLGQSMVEVLRAEPSAADVVRRVRRVLETGVALEGVEIIHRESGAHGERTRVYRASYHPVRRDGAIVAACIYVEDMTERRRVEAQRDAGAARERSVREQALRETQEAVRARDEFLSVAAHELRTPLTSLRLHLQLLLRQVGGSNHEPPAELAPRARVLDRQLSRLVGLVNTLLDVSRLAAGRLSLEPRELDLAQMVRQMAEAFSEEFNRAGSTLSLHVDGPLLGEWDSLRLEQVLVNLLSNAVKYGGGQPVEVSLASEGPTAVLAVKDQGIGISEDGMARLFGKFERAVSERHYGGLGLGLYITRQIVEAMGGSITVRSAQGKGSTFILRLPTRPPVPTKAAAGAR, encoded by the coding sequence GTGGAGCTGGCCGAGCTCATGTCCACGGTGCCGCTGGGCATGGCCATCATCGACCGCGAGCTGCGCTTCGTCGAGGTGAGCGACGCCATGGCCGCCATGCATGGCGTGTCGCGCGAGGCCCACCTGGGCCAGTCCATGGTGGAGGTGCTGCGCGCCGAACCCTCCGCGGCCGACGTGGTGCGCCGCGTCCGCCGCGTGCTGGAGACGGGCGTGGCGCTGGAGGGCGTGGAAATCATCCACCGCGAGTCGGGCGCCCACGGCGAGCGCACCCGCGTCTACCGCGCCAGCTACCACCCCGTGCGCCGCGATGGCGCCATCGTCGCCGCGTGCATCTACGTGGAGGACATGACGGAGCGCCGCCGCGTGGAGGCCCAGCGCGACGCGGGCGCGGCCCGGGAGCGCTCGGTGCGCGAGCAGGCCCTGCGCGAGACGCAGGAGGCCGTGCGCGCCCGGGATGAGTTCCTCAGCGTGGCGGCCCACGAGCTGCGCACGCCCCTCACCAGCCTGCGCCTGCACCTGCAGTTGCTGCTGCGCCAGGTGGGCGGCTCGAACCACGAGCCGCCCGCGGAGCTGGCGCCCAGGGCCCGCGTGCTGGACCGCCAGTTGTCGCGGCTGGTCGGGCTGGTCAACACGCTGCTGGACGTGTCGCGGCTGGCCGCGGGCCGGCTGTCGCTGGAGCCCCGGGAGCTGGACCTGGCGCAGATGGTGCGGCAGATGGCGGAGGCCTTCTCCGAGGAGTTCAACCGCGCCGGCAGCACGTTGTCGCTGCACGTGGACGGACCGCTGCTGGGCGAATGGGATTCGCTGCGCCTGGAGCAGGTGCTGGTGAACCTGCTCTCCAACGCCGTGAAGTACGGCGGAGGCCAGCCAGTGGAGGTGTCGCTGGCCAGCGAGGGCCCCACGGCGGTGCTCGCCGTGAAGGACCAGGGCATCGGCATCTCCGAGGACGGCATGGCGCGCCTGTTCGGCAAGTTCGAGCGCGCGGTGTCGGAGCGGCACTACGGCGGCCTGGGCCTGGGTCTCTACATCACCCGTCAAATCGTGGAGGCCATGGGCGGCAGCATCACCGTGCGCTCCGCGCAGGGAAAAGGCTCCACGTTCATCCTCCGCCTGCCCACGCGGCCCCCGGTGCCCACCAAGGCCGCCGCGGGCGCGCGGTAG
- a CDS encoding metallophosphoesterase — translation MRLRRLARRDAPLAAPANSFRRNVQEDGRNALVARSGADPFRTERRLRWRDHFSLSENVLMVQHMHAEHDGLRIAQLSDVHVGQATSALRIRRAVEAVNEEKPDLVFLTGDYVTHSPKPLPRVRELLAGIQGPVYVVMGNHDHWVNAPYLRESFERMGYTVLQNEHRQVNVKGAPVTVLGIDDGLTGRDDVEATFRGAPVSGTRLVLAHTPPTAEKLPAHAGLVQFSGHTHGGQFVVRGLTEALFRRAGQPYIRGHYHVNGNQLYVNRGLGFGFGGPYLRRGSEPEVAFFTLRQAAVSAG, via the coding sequence ATGCGCCTGAGACGTCTCGCCCGTCGTGACGCCCCCCTGGCAGCTCCGGCCAACAGTTTCCGGCGGAACGTGCAGGAGGACGGGCGCAATGCGCTGGTCGCGCGCAGCGGTGCCGACCCCTTCCGCACGGAGCGGCGCCTGCGTTGGCGGGACCACTTCTCCCTTTCGGAGAACGTGCTGATGGTCCAGCACATGCATGCCGAGCATGACGGCCTGCGCATCGCGCAGCTGTCGGACGTGCACGTGGGGCAGGCCACCTCGGCGCTGCGCATCCGCCGCGCGGTGGAGGCGGTCAACGAGGAGAAGCCGGACCTGGTGTTCCTCACCGGCGACTACGTCACGCACAGCCCCAAGCCGTTGCCGCGCGTGCGCGAGCTGCTGGCCGGCATCCAGGGCCCCGTCTACGTGGTGATGGGCAACCATGACCACTGGGTGAACGCGCCATACCTGCGCGAGTCCTTCGAACGGATGGGCTACACGGTGCTGCAGAATGAGCACCGGCAGGTGAACGTGAAGGGCGCGCCGGTGACGGTGCTGGGCATCGACGACGGGCTCACCGGCCGGGACGACGTGGAGGCCACCTTCCGGGGTGCGCCGGTGTCGGGCACGCGGCTGGTGCTGGCCCACACGCCGCCCACGGCGGAGAAGCTGCCGGCGCACGCGGGACTGGTGCAGTTCTCCGGGCACACGCACGGCGGCCAGTTCGTGGTGCGCGGCCTGACGGAGGCCCTCTTCCGCCGCGCGGGCCAGCCGTACATCCGCGGCCACTACCACGTGAATGGCAACCAGCTGTACGTGAACCGGGGCCTGGGCTTCGGCTTCGGAGGCCCCTACCTGCGCCGGGGCAGCGAGCCGGAGGTAGCCTTCTTCACGTTGCGACAGGCCGCCGTCAGCGCGGGGTAG
- a CDS encoding Mov34/MPN/PAD-1 family protein has product MHPRLWWPASLLLVCLACESAPRKAHETENYGFISDDSDYVWARGPWSGVEPSRDVDEVIDRLCPAIMKLPGATDRNYGQEYCGLIYSRGDGIYRVSHPSPLGRWQLRREATKKSCFPVRKVIDPEARSLSILADYHSHPWHPSPLSEPDRRAANQLWLIKIQFDSACHIQKLIPHLDDVDRPGEVYSRRGKQWVRIGLIKPADKPFGFITPVGRED; this is encoded by the coding sequence ATGCACCCGAGGCTCTGGTGGCCTGCATCCCTGCTCCTCGTGTGCCTTGCTTGTGAAAGCGCTCCTCGCAAGGCACACGAGACGGAGAACTACGGCTTCATCAGCGACGACTCGGACTATGTCTGGGCGCGGGGGCCATGGTCTGGCGTCGAGCCATCCCGGGACGTGGATGAGGTCATCGACCGCCTGTGCCCCGCCATCATGAAGCTCCCGGGCGCGACCGACAGGAATTACGGACAGGAGTACTGCGGCCTCATCTACTCCCGAGGCGACGGCATCTACCGCGTCAGCCATCCCTCTCCCCTCGGCCGATGGCAACTGCGCAGGGAAGCGACGAAGAAGTCCTGCTTTCCCGTTCGCAAGGTCATCGACCCCGAGGCCCGGTCTCTCTCCATCCTCGCCGACTACCACAGTCATCCCTGGCACCCTTCGCCGCTATCCGAGCCGGACCGGCGCGCAGCCAATCAACTCTGGCTCATCAAGATTCAGTTCGATTCGGCGTGCCACATCCAGAAGCTGATCCCCCACCTGGATGATGTAGACAGGCCCGGCGAGGTCTACTCGCGTCGAGGGAAGCAGTGGGTCCGCATCGGGCTCATCAAGCCCGCAGACAAACCGTTCGGCTTCATCACCCCCGTCGGACGCGAGGACTGA
- a CDS encoding DoxX family protein has protein sequence MGVLAPIGRLLFSAIFITSGLNHFFQLEALTGVAQASGVPEPRMAVLGSGVALVVGGLSVLLGVFARLGAAAIAIFLLSAAFMVHRFWLVTDPVQAQDQLTHFMKNLSMAGGALLIVYFGSGPFSLRRKKAEGLGSGRLGVPLRS, from the coding sequence ATGGGCGTGCTAGCGCCGATTGGCCGGCTGCTCTTTTCGGCCATCTTCATCACCAGCGGCCTGAACCACTTCTTCCAGTTGGAGGCGCTGACGGGCGTGGCCCAGGCGTCCGGGGTGCCGGAGCCGCGCATGGCGGTGCTGGGGTCCGGCGTGGCGCTGGTGGTGGGCGGCTTGTCCGTGCTGCTGGGCGTGTTCGCCCGCCTGGGCGCGGCGGCCATCGCCATCTTCCTGCTGTCCGCCGCCTTCATGGTCCACAGGTTCTGGCTGGTGACGGACCCGGTGCAGGCGCAGGACCAGCTCACCCACTTCATGAAGAACCTTTCCATGGCGGGTGGCGCGCTGCTCATCGTCTACTTCGGGTCCGGGCCCTTCAGCCTGCGGCGCAAGAAGGCGGAAGGGCTGGGGAGCGGGAGGCTGGGCGTTCCGCTGCGGTCTTGA
- a CDS encoding transporter, which yields MKNALTVSLLLSSALLLVPTSSAWACATCACGDPTLMSMGTEQPFSGRLRLSSTVRGWGHTVGEEGVDALRLREARMDLAVAYAPLPWLFLSATLPLQAREVRHVSLARDRGWGIGDVEVAAKVFLFQDKAFSADHLFSVLGGVKLPTAPVLRGPGGAQLALDSQLGSGSVDPLAGLAYQHFRGNWSFLASATGFLPTRGIQGFRAGASLRTTLAAQYQPSARWALRLGFDSRLEAPADTEGEHQGHTDSERHEHTGGFIGYASPDVIFSPGMDVVVAAGVRVPFINQLRGRVVPTPIAMLSVAYDL from the coding sequence GTGAAGAACGCCCTGACCGTCAGCCTCCTGTTGTCCAGCGCCCTGCTGCTCGTCCCCACTTCGAGCGCCTGGGCCTGCGCCACCTGCGCTTGTGGCGACCCCACGCTCATGTCCATGGGCACCGAGCAGCCGTTCTCCGGCCGCCTGCGCCTGTCTTCCACCGTCCGGGGATGGGGCCACACGGTCGGTGAGGAGGGAGTGGACGCCCTGCGCCTGCGCGAGGCGCGCATGGACCTGGCGGTGGCCTACGCGCCGCTCCCCTGGCTGTTCCTCTCCGCCACCCTGCCCCTGCAGGCCCGCGAGGTGCGGCACGTCAGCCTCGCCCGGGACCGCGGCTGGGGCATTGGCGACGTGGAGGTCGCCGCGAAGGTGTTCCTCTTCCAGGACAAGGCCTTCTCCGCGGACCACCTGTTCAGCGTGCTGGGCGGCGTGAAGCTCCCCACCGCGCCCGTGCTGCGCGGTCCGGGTGGCGCCCAGTTGGCCCTGGACAGTCAGCTGGGCAGCGGCTCGGTGGATCCACTGGCCGGCCTCGCCTATCAGCACTTCCGCGGCAACTGGTCCTTCCTGGCCAGCGCCACCGGCTTCCTCCCCACGCGCGGCATCCAGGGCTTCCGCGCGGGTGCCTCCCTCCGCACCACGCTCGCCGCGCAGTACCAGCCGTCTGCCCGCTGGGCCCTGCGCCTGGGCTTCGACAGCCGCCTGGAAGCGCCGGCCGACACGGAAGGCGAGCACCAGGGCCACACGGACAGCGAGCGCCATGAGCACACGGGCGGATTCATCGGCTACGCGTCTCCCGACGTGATCTTCAGCCCGGGCATGGACGTCGTCGTCGCGGCGGGCGTGCGCGTGCCCTTCATCAACCAACTGCGTGGCCGCGTCGTCCCCACGCCCATCGCGATGTTGTCCGTCGCCTACGACCTCTGA
- a CDS encoding ATP-binding protein: MTPPPQAAPPLPEPDSRARINLEWLLRLRWGLLLGQTLVIGVAAFGLELALPVSVLFALLGLEALTNVSARAWLARGLRVTEGTLGKLMLWDTLVLTGLLALSGGTHNPFTTLYLVNVALGTVLLPSRWMWGLLGFTLTAFGSLFVLQDVELPAGLSRPDHAELMRLHINGMWVAFAVAAGFIVYFVQRVTRALGAREQELAQARALHARREKVASLATLAAGAAHELSTPLSTIAVVTKEVERALATAGTSESVREDLRLIRQQVDRCRDVLVQMSADAGQTTGEPFHPVPLSRLVEDMLAELPGAERVNVELPTEARDWRVHGPPRALARVLRGLVKNALQASQVSRPVELRVRARGEGALLEVRDAGTGMAADVLSRAGEPFFTTKPPGEGMGLGLFLARTLVEQLGGSLELRSTPGRGTTASLSLPVTEGAP; the protein is encoded by the coding sequence ATGACGCCTCCGCCCCAAGCCGCCCCGCCGCTCCCAGAGCCCGACTCCCGAGCCCGCATCAACCTGGAGTGGCTGCTGCGCTTGCGATGGGGCCTGCTGCTGGGCCAGACGCTCGTCATCGGCGTGGCCGCCTTCGGGTTGGAGCTGGCGCTGCCGGTGTCGGTGTTGTTCGCGCTGCTGGGCCTGGAGGCGCTGACCAACGTGTCGGCGCGGGCGTGGCTGGCGCGCGGCCTCCGGGTGACGGAGGGCACCCTTGGCAAGCTGATGCTGTGGGACACGCTGGTGCTCACCGGCTTGCTGGCCCTCAGCGGGGGCACGCACAACCCCTTCACCACGCTCTACCTGGTGAACGTGGCGCTGGGCACCGTGCTGCTGCCCTCGCGGTGGATGTGGGGTCTGCTCGGCTTCACGCTGACGGCCTTCGGCTCGCTGTTCGTGTTGCAGGACGTGGAGCTGCCAGCGGGCCTGTCGCGGCCGGACCACGCGGAGCTGATGCGGCTGCACATCAACGGCATGTGGGTGGCTTTCGCCGTGGCCGCGGGCTTCATCGTCTACTTCGTCCAGCGCGTCACGCGGGCACTCGGGGCGCGGGAGCAGGAGCTGGCGCAGGCGCGCGCGCTGCACGCGCGGCGGGAGAAGGTGGCCTCGCTGGCGACGCTGGCCGCGGGCGCCGCGCACGAGTTGTCCACGCCGCTGTCCACCATCGCCGTGGTGACCAAGGAGGTGGAGCGCGCGCTGGCCACCGCGGGCACCTCCGAGTCCGTTCGCGAGGACCTCCGCCTCATCCGCCAGCAGGTGGACCGCTGCCGCGACGTCCTGGTGCAGATGTCCGCGGACGCCGGGCAGACGACGGGTGAGCCCTTCCACCCCGTGCCCCTGAGCCGGCTGGTGGAGGACATGCTGGCGGAGCTTCCCGGCGCGGAGCGGGTGAATGTCGAACTGCCCACCGAGGCCCGCGACTGGCGCGTCCACGGCCCGCCCCGGGCACTGGCCCGGGTGCTGCGCGGGCTGGTGAAGAACGCGCTCCAGGCGTCCCAGGTGTCACGTCCCGTGGAGCTGCGCGTGCGAGCGCGCGGCGAAGGTGCCCTGCTGGAGGTGCGCGACGCGGGCACGGGGATGGCGGCGGACGTGTTGTCCCGGGCGGGCGAGCCCTTCTTCACCACCAAGCCACCGGGCGAAGGAATGGGCCTGGGGCTCTTCCTGGCGCGCACGCTGGTGGAGCAGCTAGGCGGCTCGCTGGAGCTGCGCTCGACGCCGGGCCGGGGCACCACGGCGAGCCTCTCGCTGCCGGTGACGGAGGGCGCGCCATGA
- a CDS encoding response regulator transcription factor: MSIASAGTEQRPSLLLVDDDSTLRERLARAFRERGWDVTTAGDYDEALAAARRDSPEYAVVDLRMPGRSGLEVVRDLLAVDASTRVVVLTGYGSIATTVDAIRLGAVNYLPKPADADDLLAAFARASGEPSVATSESFEAPSLARAEWEHINRVLADCGGNISEAARKLGIHRRSLQRKLQKYPPSR; the protein is encoded by the coding sequence ATGAGCATCGCGAGCGCGGGCACGGAGCAGCGTCCCAGCCTGTTGCTGGTGGATGACGATTCCACCCTGCGCGAGCGGCTGGCCCGCGCCTTCCGCGAGCGCGGCTGGGACGTCACCACCGCGGGGGACTACGACGAGGCCCTGGCCGCCGCGCGCCGCGACTCACCCGAGTACGCGGTGGTGGACCTGCGCATGCCGGGCCGCAGCGGCCTGGAGGTGGTGAGGGATTTGCTCGCGGTGGATGCCTCCACGCGCGTCGTCGTCCTCACGGGTTACGGAAGCATCGCCACCACGGTGGATGCCATCCGGCTGGGCGCGGTGAACTACCTTCCGAAGCCCGCGGACGCGGATGACCTGCTCGCGGCCTTCGCACGTGCGTCCGGCGAGCCCTCCGTCGCGACATCGGAGAGCTTCGAGGCCCCGTCCCTGGCGCGCGCCGAGTGGGAGCACATCAACCGCGTGCTGGCGGACTGCGGCGGCAACATCTCCGAGGCGGCGCGCAAGCTGGGCATCCACCGGCGCTCGCTCCAGCGCAAGCTACAGAAGTACCCGCCTTCCCGTTGA
- a CDS encoding class I SAM-dependent methyltransferase yields MASGHQPPEGQAALWNGPAGQAWVDSRDLLEGMFKPFEDLLVEAVQARGARQVLDVGCGTGSTTLAVARRLGAQGHCVGIDISAPMLAAARARAEAEHVAASFIEANAEHHAFERGRFDMVISRFGVMFFDDAVQAFVNLRRSARENARLTFIAWRSPSENPFMTTAERAAAPLLPNMPARQPNAPGQFAFADGDRVHRILEQSGWRDIDIHPIDATCTLPERGLVQYVTRLGPLGRVLHEADERTRTHVIETVRAAFNPYVHGDEVRFTAACWRVEARAPAEALSA; encoded by the coding sequence ATGGCATCTGGTCACCAGCCCCCGGAGGGGCAGGCAGCACTTTGGAATGGCCCCGCGGGACAGGCCTGGGTCGATAGCCGGGACCTGCTCGAAGGGATGTTCAAGCCGTTCGAGGACTTGCTCGTCGAGGCCGTCCAAGCCCGCGGCGCGCGTCAGGTGCTCGACGTGGGCTGTGGGACGGGCAGCACGACGCTCGCCGTCGCGCGGCGGCTCGGTGCCCAGGGACACTGCGTCGGCATCGACATCTCCGCACCCATGCTCGCGGCGGCGCGGGCCCGGGCCGAAGCGGAGCATGTGGCCGCCAGCTTCATCGAGGCCAACGCGGAGCACCACGCCTTCGAGCGAGGGCGCTTCGACATGGTGATTTCACGCTTCGGCGTGATGTTCTTCGACGATGCCGTCCAGGCCTTCGTGAACCTGAGACGTTCCGCAAGAGAGAATGCCAGGCTGACCTTCATCGCCTGGCGAAGCCCCTCGGAGAACCCGTTCATGACGACCGCCGAGCGGGCCGCGGCGCCCCTCCTTCCAAACATGCCCGCCCGCCAGCCGAACGCGCCGGGCCAGTTCGCCTTCGCGGATGGGGACCGGGTCCATCGCATCCTGGAGCAGAGCGGCTGGAGGGACATCGACATCCACCCCATTGATGCCACCTGCACCCTGCCCGAGCGGGGGTTGGTCCAGTACGTGACCCGGCTTGGGCCCCTCGGTCGCGTTCTTCACGAAGCCGACGAGAGGACCCGGACTCACGTCATCGAAACCGTCCGCGCCGCCTTCAACCCCTATGTGCACGGCGACGAGGTGCGGTTCACCGCCGCTTGCTGGCGGGTCGAAGCTCGCGCTCCCGCTGAGGCCCTCTCGGCGTGA
- a CDS encoding helix-turn-helix domain-containing protein: MRDLDITEVARRTGVPASTLRFYEAKGLLSSTGRRGLRRLFNPDVLERLALIALGREAGFSLDELARMFAPDGQPRIDRELLTAKAEELDSTIRRLSAMRDGLRHAANCPAPSHMACPRFRQLLAAATASRQRRAHAPHGSEGGRTRRRKQAP; encoded by the coding sequence GTGAGAGACCTGGACATCACCGAGGTTGCCCGGCGCACGGGCGTTCCTGCCTCGACGCTGCGTTTCTATGAGGCAAAGGGCCTGCTCTCCTCGACGGGCAGGCGAGGCCTGCGCCGCCTGTTCAACCCCGACGTGCTGGAGCGGCTCGCACTCATCGCCTTGGGACGCGAAGCCGGCTTCTCACTGGATGAGCTGGCTCGGATGTTCGCGCCGGACGGGCAACCGCGCATTGACCGGGAGCTGCTGACCGCGAAGGCGGAGGAACTCGACAGCACCATCCGGCGGCTGAGCGCCATGCGCGATGGCTTGCGGCACGCGGCGAACTGTCCCGCGCCGAGCCACATGGCATGTCCCAGGTTTCGCCAGCTCCTGGCGGCTGCCACTGCCTCCAGACAAAGGCGGGCGCACGCGCCGCACGGGAGCGAAGGCGGTCGCACGCGCCGCCGGAAGCAAGCTCCATAA
- a CDS encoding DUF1624 domain-containing protein → MTQLAQTPLPAFAAPPAASSRETVGSKGRRIVGIDALRGLVMALMIVDHVREYFYLHAQVSDPVVISTTPPSLFFTRFAAHLCAPVFVILTGVAAWLYGQRHGGRKAASSFLFKRGLFLLVLELTVINFAWTFTLLPRTYYFQVIGAIGLSMMVLSALLYLPRPVLLTFALLVIFGHNLLDPIHFEAGQPGQALWALLHDRGFIALPWGAQLKTSYPVLPWMGVIALGFAVGPWFSSQVAPAARRRRLLLASASSVGLFVLLRLINIYGEPLPWSPGATPMETAMSFVNLTKYPPSLDFLLLTLGVGAGLLALLDKAPASLTSTLAVFGAAPLFFYVVHLYLLHAMNKLALFTFGPNQGALFSLPNVGELWLMALLTTVPMWFACRAFAALKARSSSPWMSYL, encoded by the coding sequence ATGACACAACTCGCTCAGACACCACTCCCCGCCTTCGCCGCCCCTCCCGCTGCCTCGTCGCGTGAGACGGTGGGCTCCAAGGGCCGCCGCATCGTCGGCATCGACGCCCTCCGAGGGCTGGTCATGGCGCTGATGATTGTCGACCACGTGCGGGAGTACTTCTACCTGCACGCCCAGGTGAGCGACCCGGTGGTGATATCCACCACGCCGCCCAGCCTCTTCTTCACGCGGTTCGCCGCGCACCTCTGCGCGCCCGTGTTCGTCATCCTGACGGGCGTGGCGGCCTGGCTCTACGGCCAGCGGCACGGAGGGCGCAAAGCGGCCTCCAGCTTCCTGTTCAAGCGCGGCCTCTTCCTGCTCGTGCTGGAGCTGACCGTCATCAACTTCGCCTGGACCTTCACGCTCCTGCCCCGGACCTATTACTTCCAGGTCATCGGCGCGATTGGCCTGTCGATGATGGTGCTGTCCGCCCTGCTCTACCTGCCACGACCCGTGCTGCTCACCTTCGCGCTGCTCGTGATTTTCGGCCACAACCTGCTCGACCCGATTCACTTCGAAGCAGGCCAGCCGGGACAGGCCCTGTGGGCGCTGCTGCATGACCGGGGCTTCATCGCCCTTCCCTGGGGCGCGCAGCTCAAGACGTCCTACCCCGTCCTGCCGTGGATGGGCGTCATCGCCCTGGGCTTCGCGGTAGGGCCGTGGTTCTCGTCCCAGGTCGCCCCAGCGGCGAGGCGCCGCCGCCTGCTGCTGGCGTCAGCATCCTCGGTGGGCCTCTTCGTGCTGCTGCGGCTCATCAACATCTACGGCGAGCCCCTGCCGTGGTCGCCCGGCGCTACGCCGATGGAAACGGCCATGTCCTTCGTCAATCTGACGAAGTACCCGCCGTCGCTCGACTTCCTGCTGCTGACACTCGGCGTGGGCGCGGGCCTGCTGGCGCTGCTGGACAAGGCGCCTGCGTCACTGACATCCACCCTGGCGGTGTTCGGCGCCGCGCCGCTGTTCTTCTACGTCGTCCACCTGTACCTGCTGCACGCGATGAACAAGCTCGCGCTGTTCACCTTCGGCCCCAACCAGGGCGCGCTGTTCAGCCTGCCGAACGTCGGCGAACTCTGGCTCATGGCGCTGCTGACCACGGTGCCCATGTGGTTCGCCTGCCGCGCCTTCGCCGCGCTGAAGGCCCGCTCCTCCAGTCCCTGGATGAGCTACCTCTGA
- a CDS encoding GNAT family N-acetyltransferase, with protein sequence MASKRVPSVTEIGPGNSGLQAAFCDYVPQVFTRADFRRWTQWGEWNDDYRAFAVVEDGRVLANASVTRMRLLLEGREVTGYQLGAVGSLPSERGRGLAREVMNAALAHCGDAPVLLFANKSVLEFYPRFGFEPRRQTLFSASHMARPGGTAAPRLDLAEADVRARLRMLSDEGLPVTERFGARGTASIASWYAANGFARPLRALSDEAWVFAEVEGETLFVDDIFARAPFDLRAALPRLIDRPISSIQFGFTPERWWPGAVEAGEDTEADLFVRGLTSPREANLLPVMART encoded by the coding sequence ATGGCTTCGAAGCGCGTTCCCTCCGTCACTGAAATCGGGCCCGGCAACTCGGGGCTCCAGGCCGCGTTCTGCGACTACGTGCCGCAAGTCTTCACTCGCGCCGACTTCCGGCGTTGGACGCAGTGGGGTGAATGGAATGACGACTACCGCGCGTTCGCGGTGGTGGAGGACGGCCGGGTTTTGGCCAATGCCTCGGTGACGCGGATGCGGTTGTTGCTCGAAGGCCGGGAGGTGACGGGTTACCAGCTGGGCGCCGTGGGGAGCCTGCCTTCCGAGCGCGGGCGGGGGTTGGCGCGCGAGGTGATGAACGCGGCGCTGGCGCACTGTGGTGACGCGCCCGTGCTGCTGTTCGCCAACAAGAGCGTGCTGGAGTTCTACCCGCGCTTCGGCTTCGAGCCCCGGCGCCAGACGCTGTTCTCCGCCTCGCACATGGCGCGGCCGGGAGGGACAGCGGCGCCGCGGCTCGACCTGGCGGAGGCGGACGTGCGGGCGCGGCTCCGAATGCTCTCTGACGAGGGGTTGCCGGTGACGGAGCGCTTCGGCGCGCGGGGCACGGCCTCTATCGCCAGTTGGTATGCGGCGAATGGGTTCGCGCGGCCACTGCGCGCCCTGAGCGACGAGGCCTGGGTGTTCGCGGAGGTGGAGGGCGAGACGCTGTTCGTCGACGACATCTTCGCGCGTGCGCCCTTTGATTTACGGGCGGCGCTGCCGCGGCTCATCGACCGGCCGATTTCGTCCATCCAGTTCGGCTTCACGCCGGAGCGCTGGTGGCCCGGCGCGGTGGAGGCGGGCGAGGACACGGAGGCGGACCTGTTCGTGCGGGGACTGACGTCCCCACGTGAGGCGAACCTCCTTCCCGTCATGGCGCGGACCTGA